CGGGTGTGCTCGGCTTGCGGCTCGGTGCAAACACCTCCTCTGGGACAGGCGATGCAGCGCCGTTCATTGATCTCCTGATCTCAATCCGGGATGAGTTGCGGGCAGCGAAGCAGTGGACGCTGTCCGATCGGATTCGTGATGAGCTAGCAGAACGAGGGATCATCGTTGAGGACTCGGCCGACGGAGCGACCTGGCGGCGCAAGGACTGACAGTCGACGGCGAAAGCCTGGCGGCAATAGCGAGATCCTGTACGGCAGGAATGCCGTTCGGGAGTCGCTGCTCGCGAATCGTCGTCGCCACCAGCGTCTGCTGGTCGGTGACGGTATTGAGCAGCATGCGCGCATTCAGGAGATCACACAGATAGCAGTCGATCGGGGTATTGAGGTCAAGCGCACACCGCGTCACGACCTCGACACGCTGGTCAGCGGCAACCATCAGGGTGTCGCCCTGGTCACCTCCGCTTATCCGTATGCGGAAGTGCTGAACCTCGCCGAGCTGGCCGCGAATCATCGGGCCCTGCTGGCGCTCGACGGACTCGCCGACCCGCAGAACGTCGGGACGCTGCTCCGGACGGCTGAGATCACCGGTATTGCCGGTGTAATCATTCCGACCGATCGAGCGGCGTCGATCACGCCGGCTGTCGTCAACGCATCGGCTGGCGCAGTCGAGCACCTGAACATCCTGCAGGAGGTCAACCTCAGCCGCTGGCTCATGCGAGCCAAAGAGGCTGGGTTCTGGGTCGTCGGTCTGGCCGGTGACGACGAGGCGTCATCGTTGTTCGAGGTCAGCATGCAGCCACCGGTCGTCATCGTCACAGGCTCCGAGGGAGCGGGCATACGGCGGCTCGTGCGAGAGACATGCGACATCGTCGCCGCAATCCCGATGGCAGGGCAGATCGCTTCTCTGAATGCAGCAGTCGCCGGATCGATCGCACTCTACGAGGTGTTTCGCGATCGTGACAGCGATTCTGATGCTGTGGTGGTGACGTAATGCCGCGACGGTATACACTTGTTGGTCGCGCGTCCGCA
Above is a window of Thermomicrobiales bacterium DNA encoding:
- the rlmB gene encoding 23S rRNA (guanosine(2251)-2'-O)-methyltransferase RlmB; the protein is MRTRPTERPGGARTDSRRRKPGGNSEILYGRNAVRESLLANRRRHQRLLVGDGIEQHARIQEITQIAVDRGIEVKRTPRHDLDTLVSGNHQGVALVTSAYPYAEVLNLAELAANHRALLALDGLADPQNVGTLLRTAEITGIAGVIIPTDRAASITPAVVNASAGAVEHLNILQEVNLSRWLMRAKEAGFWVVGLAGDDEASSLFEVSMQPPVVIVTGSEGAGIRRLVRETCDIVAAIPMAGQIASLNAAVAGSIALYEVFRDRDSDSDAVVVT